In Cyclopterus lumpus isolate fCycLum1 chromosome 13, fCycLum1.pri, whole genome shotgun sequence, the genomic window aacgggtgaacaggaagtgaccatatgtggACTGAGTGACGTagagtctctggtgtcgacctgtcaatcaccttgtagccccgccctaaaacataccctgctttatggtctgtttgactctaaataacatttactaaatgaacatcacgctgtattgaagacttgaaactagagattgagaccaaaaactaatgtttacaatgtttactgagggaatacatcaagagaagtagagtcatttatatagacttctatacaaccataggagtcgccccctggtggtcaggagagagaatgcagctttaacacatgaagcattgacttctatacaaccagaggagtcgccccctggtggtcaggagagagaatgcagctttaacacatgaagcatagacttctatacaaccagaggagtcgccccctggtggtcaggagagagaatgcagctttaacacatgaagcatagacttctatacaaccagaggagtcgccccctggtggtcagtagagagaatgaagctttaacacatgaagcatagacttctatacaaccagaggagtcgccccctcgtggtcagtagagagaatgcagctttaacacatgaagcatggacttctatacaaccagaggagtcgccccctggtggtaggagagagaatgcagctttaacacatgaagcatagacttctatacaaccagaggagtcgccccctggtggtcaggagagagaatgcagctttaacacatgaagcatagacttctatacaaccagaggagtcgccccctggtggtcaggagagagaatgcagctttaacacatgaagcatagacttctatacaaccagaggagtcgccccctggtggtcaagagagaaaagcagctttaacacacaaagcctagacttctataaaaaccagaggagttgccccctggtggtcaggagagagaatgcagctttaacacacgaagcctggacttctatacaaccagaggagttgccccctcgttgtcagtagagagaacgcagctttttgataaaaaacaagatggcgacggccaaaacgcCGAAttcgaggcttcaaaactgcagtccacaaaccatcCAATTCTTAAACACAGTCCATGGTAGAGACTGACCTCTGGTGGAGGGTTTTCTGAATACCCTGGTGAACCGTAAACACCAACCAAGCCTAACTAACAAATTGTTGTGAGCACCACAAACTCTTAGAGTCATCATCAGGTTGAATAAGAAGAAAACGTCTAAAGGGCAATGTCTGTAAACTATTGTAATGGCATTATTGTGTGTAGGAAGTCTGAAAGAAGGACTGTGGTGAAAAGACTCACCCCACTTCCACCAGATCCCATATCCAGGTCTCAGGGAAGAAAGTACGGACTGTCTCTATTGGTGAATCAGGTGGTCCTGCAGCACTCCCCATCCTATTTGGTGTGAGCATTGAAGCTGTTTCAGGAACAGCCCGTAACCTGTAATTAATACCTGTCGATAAAGCATAACATATTGCATCAGAACCAGAGGAAGCCTTTTAATGCTGGTAAATATTCAGCAACGTGCCACTTCATAGAGCAGAAGAACAACACTAAATACCATATCCGCCGTGGCCCTGGTGGTATTGTCTTCCTTTGTACTGGAGGCATGAAGGCACTCGGATTAACAAGTTTGTTGCCATCTTCATCCCCACGTTCTAGATGATCCAACAACAAACAGGCGTTACTGAAatgtgcaacaacaaaacatacaaacGACATAAAGATATTGTGCATTCACACGAGAGCAGGAAGTACCTGGAAAACGGTATGAGCGTCCTCTTTCTGCTCATTGGGGGACGGCATGACGTATCTTCTCGGCCTCACGCGCAAACATTCGACGGAATCTTGAACCATGTATGGAATGTGGGAGTTTTTTTTGACGGGCAACAGGTCAAatatctgaaaagaaaaagtatattttgaaGCTGTGACCAgacacatatttgtttttctataaAGATCTGACCATTGGGGAACTTTCTTTGTCAAAACCGGCCTTTATCTTCATATCGTCACGTATGTGATCTTAACTATTTCCATAATCAACATGCATGATGGTCAACTGGTCAAAAGAATCCAGATGTATTCCTGTGGGTTGGCTCCAGCAGCTACCTTCTCAGCATCCAGAGATTTCCCCGGCTCCTTGATGAGGACGCTCTGGTCCACGGCGCTCACGCCGCACAGCGAGTCGGGCTGAGCCGTCACCTGCAGGATGGCCTCCTCTCCCGGGACAGCCGAGGACGGAGAGAACTCCAGGGACACCTGGGACAGAAGAGTCCACATTCAGCGTTGTTGTGAGTCCCGCTGCTCTTCCGGCGCTACGATTGGCGTCCGCGCTCGCCGAGGCAGCGTAACCGGATTTGTTGGCGTCCTGTGTTCTGACCAATGGGCGACCTGAAGACTGGAGTTCCTAACCTGCATGTGTAATTTACTGAATCAAAAAAAGAGCTCCCAGTGACGCCTTCACTGACCTTGTTACCGAAGCATTTCTCGACAGAGAAGTCAGCGCTGTGGGCCATCACATTCTCACTGGGGAGGACGGCGTACGCCACCACCTGGACGTCTGGCGCCATGTCGGGAGACACCATCAACTTGAAGGTCACCTCACCCTCGTTCACTGAAAGCACAAACCACCTGCTGTGAGCCCCGTCACCTCTCACCTGCctccattcatcatcaacataaAGGGTTGTTTCATCACCTGATTCTTGCACTTGGACCCGTTTAGCTCCCTGCATGACGATGGCTCCTCGGGTTAACACCTGCAAACAATGTGGGGGAACATTTAGGGGATTAATGGGAAAACAATATTCATACCGTGTTTTAATCAGCGTCTAGTCGCCTGAGACTAAGAAcctgttgtgttttattcagtgaCAGTAAAGACAAAGCTATGTCTTAGTAACTGGTTCAGTATACTGGTGACCTCACAGATAACGCATCCCTTCAAGGAGGTGCCCACCAGGGCAGCACCCACTCAGCCCCCCCATCGCCACCGGTCTCCACAGGAGATAAGACTGAGAACGGGTTCAGACCGGCCTGACCTCCCAGCAGGAATGAATTGTTTATCACAGGGTATAGAAAGTCAGAACTCTTGACTCATAACTGTTTGTGATTCAACTCTGCTGCTTGTTGCAAGAATAAATGACCTTATTAATGATTTCACACTCGGAGTCGAGTAGAATTCTTTCTGACGTTTAGCTTAGAAAAAAGAAGCCATTTATATCTACGAAGGGAGCGTCTTCCACGGAGTCCGCCATCTTTGCTCTGCCGTGTTTCTACGGCAGCCCAGAGGGGACACTGGCTCTCGTGAGAGACGGTTGTGCTTTACGTTATCTGAAGGTACTAAACGGGTCCTTTGAGCCGGATGTCAGTGATCTGATGTAAAAGTCTTTATAGAACCATCTTCCCCCGTCGTCTCTATTAGAGAACCAGTAGGAGAGACTTCACTCACCAGATACATCACGTCCACAGAGCCCTGGGCTTCTCCTACCACCGTGTATTGGATGGTGAAGACTTCTTCTTTGTCACATGGAAGTGggttattcttcttcttcacctccaggAAGCTGACCGTTTTAGTGTGTGGAGTTGAAGGTCGGAGCAAGGAAACACTGTGCTCTCCAGCCTCAAAGTACGGCGTTCTGTAACCGGCGTAGCCGTATTTCGGCAAGTTGCTCACCTAGATAGCAGAAAAGAAACTCTATAAAGGAGCTCATGGAGGTGGAAGAAGGTTTTTACAGTTAAAGTGAATGTTAAAGGTTTCAACACCATGGGACCTTATTTATTTTGCACTGCaagagatttttattttattgtaaaaatgttgAAGGAGACAAAggttaaaatatgtaaatagaAAGACGTCACGTCAAAAAGGGTTATAAGTCacggtgacgtcacccgttggtttgtttacggatgttttgaagccttgagtttagtgatttcgccgtcgccatcttggatcaCGGTTGTCgacatgttgtgtttattttacaacgggtgaacaggaagtgaccatatgtggACTGAGTGACGTagagtctctggtgtcgacctgtcaatcaccttgtagccccgccctaaaacataccctgctttatggtctgtttgactctaaataaccatcatttactaaatgaacatcacgctgtattgaagaagacttgaaactagagattgagaccaaacactcatgtttacaatgtttactgagggaatacatcaagagaagtagagtcatttatatagacttctatacaaccagaggagtcgccccctggtggtcaggaaagagaatgcagctttaacacatgaagcatgaacttctatacaaccagaggagtcgccccatggtggtcagtagagagaatgaagctttaacacatttagcatagacttctatacaaccagaggagtcgcccccttgttgTGAGATTTTCTTAAAGAGAAAAATTATGATTTAAATTCACAATATTTCCAAAATGAAGTCCCATGTGTGAAAGGGGCGTGGCCTCTCTATTAGCGCAGCAAACGGTTCCAATATGGCTACTGGCCACTTGGCGGCAGCTTGCAGCATATTGAGAAACCAGTGCAGTGCTTCTTCCTACTTACGCGGAGTTGGAGGTCCCCCACAAGTTCAGCCGTGCTGATTGAGAACGAGGCGACGCCATCGCTGTTGGTTGTGAGATTCTGCAGCCGGCGGGATGACCAGCTTTCACCCTCAAACAGGTACAGCGGCATGTCGGCAATGGGGGTTTTGTTGTAATGAACCGCTTGAACCTGTTGGCAGCACACGGTCGTATCACCGAGAACGCACCGCGACTCAAATCACGCCGAAGAAGTGAAGGACACTTACTTTTCCCTCCAAGTTTGATCCTTGGTCATAAATCTTGGGCGTGTCGGTGAAGGACAGCTTTCCAACGACATATGAAATCCTCATTTTCTGCTCTTGTTCGCGTGAGATACCTGCACGACAACAACTGTTTGATTACACAgtaattctctctcttttccacatATAAATGTGACACTATTATATGACTTGCCTGTGCCCTCTTCTTCCACTTTGACCCGGAGCTGCAGTTCATCTCTCAGAACCTTTTGTGCAACTCTTGTGAAAGCTGACATCTGGAAGATAAACGTGGCGCAGCCTTTGTTGTCCGTCTAAAAAGAACAATGAAATAAGATCAAATACAattgaataaaataaacgtCCACCATTCAACACCCGTGTTACTCCTCAACACACAAACTTTGCTTTTTCAGTTCAAACACTAAAGTTATAGAAGCACATTCATCTTAATGTTCATTTTCACTAACTTTAACATACACATGTAAAGTTTACGAGACACCTTCACTCTCTGTATgcatacaaaacacatgtagacacgGAAATACACAAATGTCCAGGGGCCCTAGTAACGACCCCTGAGGAACCCCTTGAAGTCTTTAGACGGGTTTAAAAGGGTGAGGGTAATAAACTTAACCCTGATATGCACCTTATTTTCAGCAGAGATGAGACCGTACCTGCTTTGTCTCACTGTGGCATGGGGCGACTACATCAAAGTGCTCCTCCTGAGTGACATCGTTTAATGCAGGTCTTGGAATATAGTGGTGATTTAGAGGTCGGCACATCTTGACCTCAACACTGCCTGGAACGGGCTGTCCGAATGTATACCTGATGAGAAGGACGTAGAaatgaaaacattcattcaCTCCCCAAACGGGACCTGTTTCAGATTATTTAAGAGTGTAACGAGCTAAAGAGCTTACTTACGTTGCACATACTTCAGCTTTGATTCCCTCGTCATCAATAATTACTTCATcggatgcatttatttttatttcaaatttaGGCAGAACTGGggacaaaatgtgtttattagcATTCTTGCTTCATTAcaaatgattgaaagaaaggtaaaaaataaaaaaggatctCACCGTATTTCTCCACCTTGAAGTTGTGATGTATTTTATCCGACCCAATAGTTACAATAACCTGGTAGTGTCCTTCACGGGCCTCAGAGTTCAAGTCGTATGAAAGCTGCAATATCTTACTGTTGGACGTTTCATTCAGCCACTGTCCAATACGGTTGTCGCCAGCATCCTGTCAAATAACGTGAAGAACTTGTGTTCATGACAAACATGAGGACCTCATGTGAGTACGGGGAGAGCaggtttcttcttctccgttaacaagatgacacactttttttttactggcaaaataaatagtttaaacTGTTTAAGTATTCAAAACTCAAAggtactttacatggtaaaaacagaaacaataaaaacaataacattgtaAACAAGGCAGCAAAATGACATTATAACACTAAGAAACATACATAACTAGCATTAATAGATtcatgaacaaaaaataaactatattcattattataaaaTCCTATTTAAATCAAGTTGATTGTAGTTTGACAAAGAAATCtcaactcaaggtccacttactAGCTTTCATTAGCTAGTCTAGTTTATGCAGTGAAACTTGATaaaggggcgactgtgggtcagtggtcagtgggtccgtctttcaatcagggggttggtggttgatgtgtccttgagcaagacacttaaccctgcattgttccctgtagctgttctacagtgtatgaatgtaacatgattgtaagtcgctttggataaaagcgtcagctaaatgtaatgtaaaaactaaattaagtTGATTTAAGAAGGCTAATGGACAATTAGGAGGATTATTTGTTAACACATATTTGTTTAAAGGAAATCaacatattaacatattttCCTTTTAGTCTTACCTTAATTTCGATGATATcgtactgcaaaaaaaaagagaaatagggAGATTTGTTAAAGCTGGTTTGCATTGTTTTCATCATACAGAGTCCTTATGAATTTGCACAATATTTCTCAATATGAAATCAGTGTTGTTTTTCAATCCACAGAGCTTCTTGGGCTATATTCATACCATATAAATAAGAAGCTAGTGTTAGGAGGTGATGGATTAGTCAGGTCTACCTAAAGGTTGCTGTACTATTGACCCACAGCTTCATGATTAGGAAACATAGCTCATCGATCACCTCATTACGTAACTTTAAAACCTGCACCGTTACCTAACAGTATCACTAACACTGTTTTTTTGAATGCCAcctgaggaaaggaaagactCTCACCAGCCCATTGGCAGGTCTCAACTTGGAGTCCAGTGTGATGACTCTGAAATGCactgagagaaataaagagaataTTCAAcatgaagcttttattttgaaatagtatTACAAATAGAGTCACGTAATAATATGATCTAGAATGTGAGGGTCGGTGCTTTTAACTGGTTCAGCAGGAAAACAGTTCATATTTCATTCATACCAACGTaaaaatttattttaaacattctAACGTAACATTTTTTATACATGCTAACGTAACTTTTTTCATATATCCTAAACTAACTTTTTCCATACGCGGAAAGTAACTTTTAATATATATGCTAACGTGACTTATCATATATAACTTAACTTTTTTCATGTATGCTAACATAACGTTTTTCATATATTAACGtaattttttttcatgtaaCCTAACCTAACTTTTCCCATACATGCTAACCTAACTTTTCCCATACATGCTAACGTAACATTTTCTTAAATGCTTATGTATTTGGTATTATTGAAATCTGTCTTTATACAGCGTGGTACCATATTGTAAACAACATCATAGATCATCAACTCAAGGTTACCTGTTTGTCCAGGGAGGTAGATTGGTTTATCTGTTTGGACGAATGTCTCTGGATGATAGACTTTGATCAGGACCTTCCTGACTTCCTTTGAGTAATAGGTTTGGCCTCGTACCTCCACCTCAAATGCCTGAACATCTCCATTCTTGCCTAAGGGAACCTgtgacaaaaacatgttttatggaCACGGTAAGaaccacttttaaaaaaatataaagttcatgaatatattactttttttgttttttaatctgtgTGCGTACTGTATGTGTTGCATAATCTCTTTGAGGTTCTAaagttgtattttaataaacacatcAATTAATAAAATCTTCAGAGCTTACCTTAAATTCAGTAAATTATGTGTATGTCCTAAAAGATCATTTTACTTTAACATACCAGCTAACGTAACTTTTCTCATATAAGGGAATTTTACTTTAACATACAAGCTAACGTATTTTTTCTCATACAAGGACATTTTACTTTAACATATAAGCTAACGTAACCTTTCTCATATAAACTAATGTTACTTTTTCACATATAAGATCATTCTTTTCATATAAATGAATgttacttttttatatatatgtcaaaGGAAATTTTTCCATACATGCTCACAATAGTTTACCATATTGGTTTAAGCTTTTGTGAATTTAACTCAGACGGCCTGTTGACATTCTGGGGTGCACAATGAATTGCtctctacctgtgtgtgtgttacgtccCTGTTAAGGTTCTAATGGTGCTCACCATAAATTGAGTGCAGCTATGAAAGTCCTTATTGGACGCCTGTGTGAAGAGGGTTGTATTCTCCTCTGAGGACTTCAGAGTGATGGTCATGACCAGAGTCTCGTTGGGCTGCAGGAGACTCGCACAGAGCTTGGTCACAGCCCCGGATTCAAGAGTTGCAGGAATGGCGACCATGTACTGCCTGCAGCACAGAAACATACAGAAGAGAGCTCACTGGATCTGACACGGAAGAAACTCCAACCGGCAGATTGAAttaaattcattcattaaattcAACCACAGGCGTATTATTTTTCTCAAGACAGTTCAGGTAAACTTACGGTCCTGCCGCTGCTCGACCCACAAACATCCAgctgaagaaaacacaaagggTCCATGTCCACATCTGACACCCAGGGAGACCCATGGTTGACTGAGATGATACTGGTGAAGATGACCCTGAGTCAGCATCTTTTAAATGGCCTCTGCTAGAGAAACACAGCCCCACTCCACGCCCACACACATCATGCAACTCTTCTGTTGGAATTCCCGGTATCTCATCAGTCAATCATTTATAGACTTTGTGTTGATTAATGTTAAGGATTTACTCAGGAAAGGGTCGGATTTATGTGTCATTCCACTCATAATAATGAACATTTCTATAGAAAATCAtattgttgtactttttgaATTCATGGTGTTGCACAACCTTTTTAAGCATTTCGTTCTGTGCATTCCTTGCATAGTGACACAGGGGTCAAATTGGGCCCAGGCCCTCTGGGGCTCACCCCCAGCACATAGGCCTTCCCCTTTTCTACGTTACCATCACCAGGTCACTTTGCTGTGTGTTGcctcaaaaatataattttaacatatattttatatggaTAATAAACTTGCTAAACTTACTTTgtcatatgtatattttttcatATGTGCCAATGTTACTTATTCATATATGCTAACGTACTTTTATTTCATATAAGCTAATGTTGCTAACGTGATGTTTTCTCATTCGTGTGAACGCAACTTTAATATTGCGCCTGGTAAATATGGCGctaattttattatttgatatactattattattattattactaattagcaaaaaacatataaatgatatattaaCTATAGCTCAGAAGGTTTGTGTTCATGAACGACTGGTTCTTTAGTTCAGAAGGTTTGTGTTCTTGAACGACTGGTTCTTTAGTTCAGAGGGTTTGTGTTCTTGAACGACTGGTTCTTTAGTTCAGAGGGTTTGTGTTCTTGAACGACTGGTTCTTTAGTTCAGAGGGTTTGCGTTCTTGAACGACTGGTTCTTTAGTTCAGAGGGTTTGTGTTCTTGAACGACTGGTTCTTTAGTTCAGAGGGTTTGTGTTCTTGAACGACTGGTTCTTTAGTTCAGAGGGTTTGTGTTCTTGAAGGACTGGTTCTTTAGTTCAGAGGGTTTGTGTTCTTGAACGACTGGTTCTTTAGTTCAGAGGGTTTGTGTTCTTGAAGGACTGGTTCTTTAGTTCAGAGGGTTTGTGTTCTTGAAGGACTGGTTCTTTAGTTCAGAGGGTTTGTGTTCTTGAACGACTGGTTCTTTAGTTCAGAGGGTTTATGTTCTTGAACGACTGGTTCTTTAGTTCAGAGGGTTTGTGTTCTTGAACGACTGGTTCTTTAGTTCAGAGGGTTTATGTTCTTGAAGGACTGGTTCTTTAGTTCAGAGGGTTTGTGTTCTTGAAGGACTGGTTCTTTAGTTCAGAGGGTTTGTGTTCTTGAAGGACTGGTTCTTTAGTTCAGAGGGTTTATGTTCTTGAACGACTGGTTCTTCAAGCTTCCTTTGCGAATCGAATGTCATGATCTTTAATTTTGTGAGTgagaaacaataaaataaaacctatttttttgcattttgacaAGACTTTATAAACTTACTTAAGCCAGTAagtatgtaaatgtgtaaatatgtaaatgaataaatatgtaaatgaataaatatgtaaatgaataaatatgtaaatgtataaatgccGGGTGGGACTCTTGTGGACTGTTGGGCTGAGGGCGGAATGTGGGcgtggagggggcggggcttaaaggCTGAACCAGCTGCTCTCAGGTGCAGGTGGGTTTGGATTTATGAAAGGAAATAGCTCACTGGCAGGCGGACGCATGGTTTCATGAATCAGAATATGTTTTGGTGTTCGTGCATTTCCTCTTTAgaacaaaagcaaacatttaGCGTGGATCCTATGCTCTGTTTAATGTTCACATTAtgcaatgtatatatatatatatatattatatatatatatatatatatatatatatatatatatatatgctctgtTTAATGTTCACATACTGCCTGtaaatgcaatatatatatttatgtatataaatataaatgtctgGCACGCTGTAATTCCCTCAAAGCAAAACTCCTACTTCTCGTGCATCTTTCTGAAGATATTCAGGGTTCCACAGATCCTGCAGCAGTTTCTCCTGCTGGAGCAGGTTGTTGGTTCACATCCTCTCTCAATGCATTTCAGGGTCATTACACTGGACTCTAAGTTAAGTGTATAAAAACCTCCATCTTCTATTAAAGAACACTATTAGTACACACCAGCTGTGGAGTTGACCCTTTAACCTGGCCTTCGTGTTGAATCAGTCTCTATA contains:
- the LOC117741201 gene encoding alpha-2-macroglobulin-like, which codes for MGLPGCQMWTWTLCVFFSWMFVGRAAAGPQYMVAIPATLESGAVTKLCASLLQPNETLVMTITLKSSEENTTLFTQASNKDFHSCTQFMVPLGKNGDVQAFEVEVRGQTYYSKEVRKVLIKVYHPETFVQTDKPIYLPGQTVHFRVITLDSKLRPANGLYDIIEIKDAGDNRIGQWLNETSNSKILQLSYDLNSEAREGHYQVIVTIGSDKIHHNFKVEKYVLPKFEIKINASDEVIIDDEGIKAEVCATYTFGQPVPGSVEVKMCRPLNHHYIPRPALNDVTQEEHFDVVAPCHSETKQTDNKGCATFIFQMSAFTRVAQKVLRDELQLRVKVEEEGTGISREQEQKMRISYVVGKLSFTDTPKIYDQGSNLEGKVQAVHYNKTPIADMPLYLFEGESWSSRRLQNLTTNSDGVASFSISTAELVGDLQLRVSNLPKYGYAGYRTPYFEAGEHSVSLLRPSTPHTKTVSFLEVKKKNNPLPCDKEEVFTIQYTVVGEAQGSVDVMYLVLTRGAIVMQGAKRVQVQESVNEGEVTFKLMVSPDMAPDVQVVAYAVLPSENVMAHSADFSVEKCFGNKVSLEFSPSSAVPGEEAILQVTAQPDSLCGVSAVDQSVLIKEPGKSLDAEKIFDLLPVKKNSHIPYMVQDSVECLRVRPRRYVMPSPNEQKEDAHTVFQNVGMKMATNLLIRVPSCLQYKGRQYHQGHGGYGINYRLRAVPETASMLTPNRMGSAAGPPDSPIETVRTFFPETWIWDLVEVGESGVKDVSLTVPDTITTWETEAFCLSPHGFGLAPRKEITVFQPFFLELTLPYSIIRGEHFELKATVFNYMSSCIMVTVAPVPSLEYTLTPLSGDHYTSCLCGNQRRTVSWTMAPSALGVVNVTVVAEAVASHVSCDNEVVSVPKRGRIDSVTQSLIVKAEGVEMSKTFNWLLCPKGETLKEEVHIQLPEDVIVGSARASVSVLGDILGRALNNLHGLLRMPYGCGEQNMALLAPNIYILQYLRNTQQLTSAINDKATKFLTGGYQRQLNYRHGDGAYSTFGSGTGNTWLTAFVVRSFTKAQSFVYIDPKTMEGSVAWLKAKQQENGCFQQSGKLFNNRMKGGVSDEVTLSAYITAAFLEMNTSVDAPEVKRSLSCLRESFGDLSNSYSTALLAYVFTLAGDTEARAHLLEHLDSVAIRQGGFLHWAQKASGTSTSLSVEISSYVLLAKLSASPTNEDLGYAAHIVRWLAGQQNYRGGFSSTQDTVVALQALALYSALVFSPGGSSAVTVQTPSGQLMFEVNQNNKLLYQETELHDTTGKFSLEVKGTTCAVMQISLHYNIPPPTEDTPLDVEVTSKANCTNGRPKLSLMIKTLYSGEENTTNMVILDIKMLSGFVPDPESLKSLKRAILVDRVDQNEDHVLVYIKELLRDTPIFYRLDLIQELRVQNLKPAVVKIYDYYQPGDQRDTEYSSPCVAG